A region from the Saccharomonospora azurea NA-128 genome encodes:
- a CDS encoding VOC family protein, with protein sequence MTVRDTAYPDGTPCWIDLMVPDPRRAMDFYGALFGWDFADQGDEAGNYLLCSVDGHLVSGLGASAPRQEAPTVWTTYLATSDVDASAAAVTDAGGRVLTGPLDVLTEGRMAIASDPTGAVFGLWQAGRTIGAQLTGTPSALVWNECLTRDFDVARALYERVFGLGTQLMEDEDVPYATLRVGDRIVGGIGRLPDDVPADVPPHWMTYFGVTDTDATVTRVTELGGSVVSPPTDSPYGRMAAVADNQGVAFSVITVSAEPDPERR encoded by the coding sequence ATGACTGTCCGCGACACCGCCTATCCCGACGGAACGCCCTGCTGGATCGACCTGATGGTGCCGGATCCGCGCCGGGCGATGGACTTCTACGGCGCTCTGTTCGGTTGGGACTTCGCCGACCAGGGGGACGAGGCGGGCAACTACCTGTTGTGCTCCGTGGACGGACATCTGGTGTCGGGGCTCGGCGCGAGCGCGCCCCGGCAGGAGGCGCCCACGGTCTGGACCACCTATCTGGCCACGTCCGATGTGGATGCGTCGGCCGCGGCCGTCACGGACGCGGGCGGGCGGGTGCTCACGGGGCCGTTGGACGTGCTCACGGAGGGCCGGATGGCGATCGCCTCCGATCCCACGGGCGCGGTGTTCGGCCTGTGGCAGGCGGGCCGCACCATCGGGGCACAGCTGACGGGCACGCCGTCGGCGTTGGTCTGGAACGAGTGCCTGACGCGGGACTTCGACGTGGCCCGCGCGCTTTACGAACGCGTGTTCGGCCTCGGCACGCAGCTCATGGAGGACGAGGACGTCCCTTACGCGACGTTGCGGGTGGGCGACCGCATCGTCGGGGGGATCGGCCGCCTGCCCGACGACGTGCCCGCCGACGTGCCGCCGCACTGGATGACGTACTTCGGCGTCACCGACACCGACGCGACGGTGACGCGGGTGACCGAGCTGGGCGGCAGCGTGGTGTCGCCGCCGACCGACAGCCCGTACGGCCGGATGGCCGCGGTCGCCGACAACCAGGGCGTGGCGTTCTCGGTGATCACGGTGTCCGCGGAGCCGGACCCGGAGCGTCGCTGA
- the glpK gene encoding glycerol kinase GlpK → MSSYVAAIDQGTTSTRTMIFDHSGQVVAVDQREHEQIFPKAGWVEHDAEEIWANTRATAAGALANADLTAGDIAAVGITNQRETTLVWDRKTGKPVYNAIVWQDTRTDRIINELGALGGGQERYRDRTGLPLATYFSGPKIKWILDNVEGARERAENGDLLFGNMDTWVLWNMTGGIDGGIHVTDPTNASRTLLMDLDTLSWNEDIAADMGIPMSMLPEIRSSSEKYGVTRERGALGGVPIAGILGDQQAATFGQACLSVGEAKNTYGTGNFVLLNTGTEKVMSQNGLLTTVCYKIGTNDTVYALEGSIAVTGSLVQWLRDNLKMIGSAAEIEQHARTVDDNGGAYIVPAFSGLFAPYWRSDARGVLVGLTRFVNKGHLARAVLEATAFQSREVIEAMNADSGVPLKTLKVDGGMVVNDLLMQFQADILGVSVIRPKVNETTALGAAYAAGLAVGFWESEDDIRENWAEDKRWEPNMDEERREHEFRNWKKAVTRTFDWVEDGG, encoded by the coding sequence ATGTCTTCGTACGTCGCCGCGATCGACCAGGGCACCACGTCGACGCGCACCATGATCTTCGACCACTCCGGCCAGGTGGTCGCGGTCGATCAGCGGGAACACGAGCAGATCTTCCCCAAGGCGGGCTGGGTCGAGCACGACGCCGAGGAGATCTGGGCGAACACGAGGGCCACCGCCGCCGGGGCGCTCGCCAACGCCGACCTGACCGCCGGCGACATCGCCGCGGTGGGCATCACCAACCAACGCGAGACCACGCTCGTGTGGGACCGCAAGACCGGCAAACCCGTCTACAACGCCATCGTCTGGCAGGACACCCGCACCGACCGCATCATCAACGAGCTGGGCGCGCTCGGCGGCGGGCAGGAACGTTACCGCGACCGCACCGGCCTGCCGCTCGCCACGTACTTCTCCGGACCCAAGATCAAGTGGATTCTGGACAACGTGGAGGGTGCCCGCGAACGGGCCGAGAACGGCGACCTGCTGTTCGGCAACATGGACACCTGGGTGCTGTGGAACATGACCGGCGGCATCGACGGCGGTATCCACGTCACCGACCCCACCAACGCGTCCCGCACCCTGCTGATGGACCTCGACACGCTGTCCTGGAACGAGGACATCGCGGCCGACATGGGCATCCCCATGTCCATGCTGCCGGAGATCCGCTCGTCGTCCGAGAAGTACGGCGTCACCCGCGAACGCGGAGCGCTCGGTGGCGTGCCCATCGCGGGCATCCTCGGCGACCAGCAGGCCGCGACCTTCGGGCAGGCCTGCCTGTCCGTCGGCGAGGCGAAGAACACCTACGGCACCGGCAACTTCGTCCTGCTCAACACCGGTACCGAGAAGGTCATGTCGCAGAACGGCCTCCTCACCACCGTCTGCTACAAGATCGGAACGAACGACACCGTGTACGCGTTGGAAGGCTCCATCGCGGTCACAGGGTCGCTGGTGCAGTGGTTGCGCGACAACCTCAAGATGATCGGCTCCGCGGCCGAGATCGAGCAGCACGCGCGCACAGTGGACGACAACGGCGGCGCGTACATCGTGCCCGCGTTCTCCGGCCTGTTCGCGCCGTACTGGCGCTCCGACGCCCGGGGCGTCCTCGTCGGCCTGACCCGGTTCGTCAACAAGGGACACCTCGCTCGTGCGGTGCTCGAAGCGACGGCGTTCCAGAGCCGCGAAGTGATCGAGGCCATGAACGCCGACTCCGGTGTTCCGCTGAAGACCCTCAAAGTGGACGGCGGCATGGTCGTCAACGACCTGCTCATGCAGTTCCAGGCCGACATCCTGGGCGTGTCGGTGATCCGGCCGAAGGTCAACGAGACCACCGCTCTCGGCGCCGCCTACGCCGCGGGCCTCGCCGTCGGCTTCTGGGAGAGCGAGGACGACATCCGCGAGAACTGGGCGGAGGACAAGCGCTGGGAGCCGAACATGGACGAGGAACGGCGCGAACACGAGTTCCGCAACTGGAAGAAGGCCGTCACCCGGACCTTCGACTGGGTCGAGGACGGCGGGTGA
- a CDS encoding MIP/aquaporin family protein produces the protein MSVKDTSHRSSGLSRLRSTTGGELLAEFLGTAILILLGCGSVAVALAGLPGSGRQMDAFGPGNWLIIAFGWGLAVTFAVYVAGGVSGAHINPAVTLAFAVRRKFPWVKVVPYWVAQVLGAFAGAAIVYWVYADAINAFNAAEGFAQRSDSVPSFSIFATFPAEYFGGGWWGPFFDQIVGTAILVLAIASLIDSRNQAPQSNFGPWAIGFVVTAIGLSFGTNAGYAINPARDFGPRLLAYFAGWGEAAFPGNGDWFSNYWWIPILGPLVGGVVGILVYDLFIGQVLKARESFAGDVEAPPPGRVPEPTDETETRKSAE, from the coding sequence ATGAGTGTGAAGGACACCAGTCACCGGTCCAGCGGCCTGTCCAGACTCCGGTCGACCACCGGCGGGGAGTTACTGGCCGAATTCCTGGGCACGGCGATACTCATCTTGCTGGGGTGTGGCTCGGTCGCGGTCGCACTCGCCGGTCTACCCGGGTCCGGGCGCCAGATGGACGCCTTCGGCCCGGGCAACTGGCTGATCATCGCGTTCGGCTGGGGTCTCGCGGTGACGTTCGCCGTGTACGTCGCGGGCGGAGTGAGCGGGGCGCACATCAACCCCGCCGTGACGCTCGCGTTCGCCGTGCGACGCAAGTTCCCCTGGGTCAAGGTCGTGCCCTACTGGGTGGCGCAGGTCCTCGGGGCGTTCGCCGGTGCGGCCATCGTGTACTGGGTGTACGCCGACGCGATCAACGCCTTCAACGCGGCGGAAGGGTTCGCCCAGAGATCCGATTCGGTACCGAGTTTCTCCATCTTCGCCACCTTCCCGGCCGAGTACTTCGGCGGAGGTTGGTGGGGACCGTTCTTCGACCAGATCGTCGGCACGGCCATCCTCGTGCTGGCCATCGCGTCCCTGATCGACAGTCGTAACCAGGCGCCACAGAGCAACTTCGGTCCGTGGGCCATCGGCTTCGTCGTGACGGCGATCGGCCTGAGCTTCGGTACCAACGCCGGATACGCCATCAACCCGGCCCGTGACTTCGGGCCCCGCCTGCTGGCGTACTTCGCGGGATGGGGTGAAGCGGCGTTCCCGGGCAACGGTGACTGGTTCAGCAACTACTGGTGGATCCCGATCCTCGGGCCACTCGTCGGTGGTGTCGTCGGCATCCTCGTCTACGACCTGTTCATCGGCCAGGTGCTGAAGGCCAGGGAGAGCTTCGCCGGCGACGTCGAGGCCCCGCCACCGGGCCGTGTCCCCGAGCCCACCGACGAGACCGAGACACGCAAGTCGGCCGAGTGA
- the glpD gene encoding glycerol-3-phosphate dehydrogenase, giving the protein MTVALGPANREQTWQRLGSENFDLVVVGGGVVGVGTALDAATRGLRVALVEARDLASGTSSRSSKLFHGGLRYLEQLEFGLVREALRERELMLTTIAPHLVKPVSFLYPLTHRMWERPYTAAGLMLYDTMGGARSVPGQKHLTRAGALRMVPALKRDALIGGIRYYDASADDARHTMMVGRTAAHYGAVVRTSTQVVRFLREADRVTGVRVRDVEDGRETDVHASVVVNCTGVWTDELQHLAGSRGRFRVRASKGVHIVVPRDRIVSETGMILRTEKSVLFVIPWRSNHWIVGTTDTDWNLDLAHPAATQNDIDYILGHVNEVLATPLTHDDIEGVYAGLRPLLAGESEETSKLSREHAVARVAPGLVAIAGGKYTTYRVMAADAVDAAAADLPGRARPSITDKVPLVGADGYHALVNQADHLASQHGLHPYRVRHLLDRYGSLVHEVLAEADGKPGLLKPIDAAPDYLKVEVVYAAGHEGALHLEDVIARRTRISIEYPHRGVDCAEQIAELMGEVLGWSAETRAREVELYRARVQAERESQTEQSDEGADARRLTAPEVRSGLVDMAAS; this is encoded by the coding sequence GTGACTGTGGCGTTGGGACCCGCGAACCGCGAGCAGACGTGGCAGCGACTGGGCAGTGAGAACTTCGACCTCGTCGTCGTGGGCGGTGGGGTCGTGGGCGTCGGTACGGCACTCGACGCCGCCACGCGGGGGCTCCGGGTCGCCCTGGTGGAGGCGCGGGATCTCGCCTCGGGCACGTCGAGCAGGTCGAGCAAGTTGTTCCACGGTGGGCTGCGGTATCTCGAACAACTCGAGTTCGGGCTGGTGCGGGAAGCGTTGAGGGAGCGCGAGCTGATGCTCACCACCATCGCGCCGCACCTCGTGAAGCCGGTGAGTTTCCTGTACCCGCTGACGCATCGGATGTGGGAGCGGCCGTACACCGCGGCCGGTCTCATGCTGTACGACACGATGGGCGGTGCCCGTTCCGTTCCGGGGCAGAAGCACCTGACGCGGGCCGGGGCGTTGCGCATGGTGCCGGCGTTGAAGCGGGACGCGCTCATCGGCGGAATCCGCTACTACGACGCGTCGGCGGACGACGCGCGGCACACGATGATGGTCGGCCGGACCGCCGCGCACTACGGCGCGGTGGTGCGAACGTCCACCCAGGTCGTGCGGTTCCTGCGCGAGGCCGACCGCGTGACCGGGGTGCGAGTGCGCGATGTGGAGGACGGCAGGGAGACCGACGTCCACGCGTCCGTCGTAGTCAACTGCACGGGGGTGTGGACGGACGAGTTGCAGCACCTGGCGGGAAGCCGGGGCCGGTTCCGGGTGCGGGCCAGCAAGGGTGTGCACATCGTGGTGCCCCGCGACCGCATCGTGTCGGAGACCGGCATGATCCTGCGCACGGAGAAGTCCGTGCTGTTCGTCATTCCGTGGCGGAGCAACCACTGGATCGTGGGGACGACCGACACGGACTGGAACCTGGACCTCGCGCATCCCGCCGCGACCCAGAACGACATCGACTACATCCTCGGCCACGTCAACGAGGTGCTGGCGACGCCGTTGACACACGACGACATCGAGGGTGTCTACGCGGGACTGAGGCCGTTGCTGGCCGGGGAGAGCGAGGAGACCTCGAAGCTGTCGCGGGAACACGCCGTGGCGCGGGTGGCGCCCGGGCTGGTCGCCATCGCCGGTGGCAAGTACACGACGTACCGGGTCATGGCGGCCGACGCGGTGGACGCCGCGGCAGCCGACCTGCCGGGCCGGGCGCGGCCGTCCATCACGGACAAGGTGCCGCTCGTGGGTGCCGACGGCTACCACGCGTTGGTGAACCAGGCCGACCACCTGGCGTCGCAGCACGGTCTGCACCCCTACCGGGTGCGGCATCTGCTCGACCGGTACGGCTCTCTCGTGCACGAGGTGCTCGCCGAGGCCGACGGCAAGCCCGGACTGCTGAAGCCCATCGACGCCGCGCCCGACTATCTGAAGGTCGAGGTCGTGTACGCGGCGGGTCACGAAGGTGCGCTCCACCTGGAGGACGTCATCGCCCGGCGCACGCGGATCTCGATCGAGTACCCGCATCGCGGGGTGGACTGCGCCGAGCAGATCGCCGAGCTGATGGGCGAGGTGCTGGGGTGGTCGGCCGAGACCAGGGCCCGCGAGGTGGAGCTGTACCGGGCGCGCGTCCAGGCGGAGCGCGAGTCGCAGACGGAGCAGAGCGACGAGGGTGCGGACGCGCGCCGGCTGACGGCACCCGAGGTCCGCTCCGGGCTCGTCGACATGGCCGCGAGCTAA
- a CDS encoding GNAT family N-acetyltransferase, which produces MEPVEINAGEYYLRQLRADRLLDDRPALISAFADPLLRALGPDYAVDTLADADAYVRRRAEEWASDRRCSWAVAEPTTGELLGEVGLADLDLANGTADVTVWVAPARRRTGLASTVVDTAVRFGFGALDLREVACSHAADDAASRAVAQRCGFTPRDSDGNEVRWGRRPSGA; this is translated from the coding sequence ATGGAACCGGTCGAGATCAACGCGGGCGAGTACTACCTGCGGCAGTTGCGGGCCGACCGCCTGCTGGACGACCGGCCCGCGCTGATCTCGGCGTTCGCCGATCCGCTCCTGCGGGCTCTCGGGCCCGACTACGCCGTCGACACGCTCGCCGACGCCGACGCCTACGTGCGCCGACGCGCCGAGGAGTGGGCGAGCGACCGGCGGTGTTCCTGGGCGGTCGCGGAACCCACCACCGGTGAACTGCTCGGCGAGGTGGGACTCGCGGACCTCGACCTCGCGAACGGCACCGCCGACGTCACGGTCTGGGTCGCTCCGGCGCGACGGCGCACGGGCCTCGCCTCCACGGTCGTCGACACCGCCGTGCGCTTCGGGTTCGGCGCGCTGGACCTGCGGGAGGTCGCCTGTTCCCACGCTGCGGACGACGCGGCGTCGCGCGCGGTGGCGCAGCGCTGCGGTTTCACGCCTCGGGACTCCGACGGCAACGAGGTGCGCTGGGGCCGGCGACCCTCCGGTGCGTGA
- a CDS encoding DUF1707 SHOCT-like domain-containing protein translates to MAVDRPNFRLSDAERAEALDALAEHVRTGRLDLAEYDERSATVTAAKTRGDLLPAFADLPDPRPSVLGPERTPEAVSSPAPPAPTVGQRLSSMAVPAAAVLAAVFFFTMGRFGFFIFVLPIVVALVMGVFARRRP, encoded by the coding sequence GTGGCCGTCGACCGACCGAACTTCCGACTCAGCGACGCCGAGCGCGCCGAAGCCCTCGACGCGCTCGCCGAGCACGTGCGCACGGGTCGGCTCGACCTGGCCGAATACGACGAGCGTTCGGCGACGGTGACCGCGGCCAAGACCCGGGGCGACCTGCTTCCCGCCTTCGCCGACCTGCCCGACCCGCGCCCGAGTGTGCTCGGTCCGGAACGGACACCGGAGGCGGTGTCGTCACCGGCCCCACCCGCGCCGACCGTGGGCCAGCGCCTCTCGTCGATGGCCGTTCCCGCGGCCGCGGTGCTGGCCGCTGTGTTCTTCTTCACCATGGGCCGGTTCGGCTTCTTCATCTTCGTGCTGCCGATCGTGGTCGCGCTGGTCATGGGCGTGTTCGCCCGCCGTCGCCCCTGA
- a CDS encoding acetyl/propionyl/methylcrotonyl-CoA carboxylase subunit alpha: MPESAVRKVLVANRGEIAVRVVRAARDAGLASVAVYADPDRDAPHARMADEAFALHGSTAAETYLVVDKLLDVAKRSGADAVHPGYGFLSENADFAQAVLDAGLTWIGPSPQAIRDLGDKVTARHIALKAGAPLVPGTKDPVGSADEIVAFADEHGLPVAIKAAFGGGGRGLKVARTREEIPELFESATREAVAAFGRGECFVERYLDRPRHVEAQVLADQHGNVVVVGTRDCSLQRRHQKLVEEAPAPFLTDEQREIIHTSAKAICREAGYSGAGTVEYLVGVDGTISFLEVNTRLQVEHPVSEETTGIDLVREQFRIAEGRTLPFTEDPAPRGHSIEFRINGEDAGRNFLPAPGTVTTLRFPSGPGVRIDSGVEQGSVIGGQFDSMLAKVIVTGADRQQAIERSRRALDEMQVEGMATVLPFHRTVLRDPAFVGDDKGFAVHTRWIETEFDNTIEPFTAPAAEADEADTPRQNVVVEVGGRRLEVSLPGDLALGGGGAAAAKAKPRKRAGGSKTAAGGDAVTAPMQGTIVKVAVSEGQQVEAGDLVVVLEAMKMENPVTAHKAGAVTGLAAEVGQSIGQGSVLLEIKD; this comes from the coding sequence GTGCCGGAGTCCGCTGTGCGAAAGGTGCTGGTCGCGAACCGCGGGGAGATCGCCGTACGCGTCGTCCGCGCAGCCCGGGACGCGGGACTGGCCAGTGTGGCCGTCTACGCCGACCCCGACCGCGACGCCCCGCACGCCCGCATGGCCGACGAGGCGTTCGCGCTCCACGGCTCCACGGCGGCGGAGACCTACCTCGTCGTCGACAAACTGCTGGACGTCGCCAAGCGCTCCGGCGCCGACGCCGTGCACCCCGGGTACGGCTTCCTCTCCGAGAACGCCGACTTCGCCCAGGCCGTGCTCGACGCGGGGCTGACGTGGATCGGCCCGAGTCCGCAGGCGATCCGCGATCTGGGCGACAAGGTCACCGCACGGCACATCGCGCTGAAGGCGGGCGCGCCGCTGGTGCCGGGCACGAAGGACCCGGTGGGCAGCGCCGACGAGATCGTGGCCTTCGCCGACGAGCACGGGCTCCCGGTGGCCATCAAGGCCGCGTTTGGCGGCGGCGGGCGCGGTCTGAAGGTGGCCCGGACGCGCGAGGAGATCCCCGAGCTGTTCGAGTCGGCCACGCGCGAGGCGGTGGCCGCGTTCGGCCGTGGCGAGTGCTTCGTCGAGCGCTACCTCGACCGGCCTCGGCACGTCGAGGCGCAGGTCCTCGCCGACCAGCACGGTAACGTCGTCGTCGTGGGCACCCGCGACTGCTCGTTGCAGCGCCGCCACCAGAAGCTGGTCGAGGAGGCCCCGGCGCCGTTCCTCACCGACGAGCAGCGCGAGATCATCCACACCTCCGCCAAGGCCATCTGCCGCGAAGCCGGCTACTCGGGCGCGGGCACCGTCGAGTACCTCGTGGGCGTCGACGGCACGATCTCGTTCCTCGAGGTCAACACGCGGCTGCAGGTGGAGCACCCCGTGTCGGAGGAGACCACGGGCATCGACCTGGTGCGCGAGCAGTTCCGCATCGCCGAGGGCCGCACGCTGCCCTTCACGGAGGACCCGGCTCCGCGCGGGCACTCGATCGAGTTCCGGATCAACGGCGAGGACGCGGGCCGCAACTTCCTGCCCGCTCCCGGCACCGTGACCACGCTGCGGTTCCCGTCCGGTCCGGGCGTCCGGATCGACTCCGGCGTCGAGCAGGGCAGCGTGATCGGCGGGCAGTTCGATTCGATGCTCGCCAAGGTGATCGTCACGGGTGCGGACCGGCAGCAGGCCATCGAACGCAGCAGGCGGGCACTCGACGAGATGCAGGTCGAAGGCATGGCCACCGTGCTGCCGTTCCATCGCACCGTGCTGCGCGACCCCGCGTTCGTCGGTGACGACAAGGGCTTCGCCGTGCACACGCGGTGGATCGAGACCGAGTTCGACAACACCATCGAGCCGTTCACCGCCCCGGCCGCCGAGGCGGACGAGGCCGACACGCCGCGGCAGAACGTCGTCGTCGAGGTCGGCGGCCGCCGGCTCGAAGTGTCGCTGCCCGGCGATCTCGCACTCGGAGGCGGCGGGGCCGCGGCGGCGAAGGCCAAGCCGCGCAAGCGGGCCGGAGGGTCGAAGACCGCGGCCGGAGGTGACGCGGTCACGGCGCCGATGCAGGGCACCATCGTCAAGGTCGCCGTGAGCGAGGGCCAGCAGGTGGAGGCCGGTGACCTCGTGGTCGTGCTGGAGGCCATGAAGATGGAGAACCCGGTCACGGCGCACAAGGCCGGCGCCGTCACAGGGCTGGCCGCCGAGGTGGGGCAGTCGATCGGGCAGGGCTCCGTTCTCCTGGAGATCAAGGACTGA
- a CDS encoding Maf family protein, translated as MRFVLASASPARLAVLRAAGVDPDVVVSGVDEDAITASLPDPAPAELVTALARAKADEVAARLADGGDSDGDTDTVVVGCDSMLSIGGEVVGKPGTADVARTRWKAMAGGTGELLTGHAVVRLRGGAPGAVVDRAARVDRAEGTQVTTVRFSTPSDEELDAYLATGEPLAVAGAFTLDGLGGWFVEGVDGDPSSVIGISLPLTRRLLAEVGVGVAALWGSRGTE; from the coding sequence GTGCGTTTCGTCTTGGCTTCCGCCTCCCCCGCCCGGCTGGCCGTGCTGCGCGCGGCCGGAGTCGATCCCGACGTCGTGGTGTCCGGCGTCGACGAGGACGCGATCACCGCGTCGTTGCCGGACCCGGCGCCCGCCGAGCTCGTGACCGCCCTCGCGAGGGCCAAGGCCGACGAGGTGGCGGCCCGCCTGGCCGACGGCGGCGACAGCGACGGTGACACCGACACCGTCGTGGTGGGCTGCGACTCCATGCTGTCCATCGGCGGAGAGGTCGTGGGCAAGCCGGGCACGGCCGACGTCGCCCGCACGCGCTGGAAGGCCATGGCGGGCGGCACGGGTGAGCTGCTGACCGGACACGCCGTGGTCCGGCTGCGGGGCGGGGCGCCCGGCGCCGTCGTCGACCGCGCCGCCCGCGTCGACCGCGCCGAGGGCACCCAGGTCACCACCGTGCGGTTCTCCACGCCGAGCGACGAGGAGCTCGACGCCTACCTCGCGACGGGTGAGCCGCTCGCGGTCGCGGGCGCGTTCACGCTCGACGGACTCGGCGGCTGGTTCGTGGAGGGTGTGGACGGCGACCCGTCGAGCGTCATCGGCATCAGCCTGCCGCTCACCCGGCGACTGCTCGCCGAGGTCGGCGTCGGTGTCGCGGCACTGTGGGGCAGCCGCGGCACCGAGTAG
- a CDS encoding TNT domain-containing protein has translation PPAANPPGPPGPAQPSAPHPGAAAVAVGAPRQERESVVALFVVHMFPIGHLPVASDRPARQLPVPTGHGECGVARFEPHDHPESHLVDAEEALAALRCGGRRPAPPPAEVLPSVPPALLDGHEPFGELSEAEWNRRYLVRDGDRPEYAWPPPESYPEGGHEAGEPVVLDEGTVLDRFGDAHGRVFAADGTPFAQRSLPPDHLDGGYRRYRVVTPLPVWRAISAPWFGQPGGGVRYRTVYSAAELVVLGHLADITFEERA, from the coding sequence ACCACCCGCGGCGAACCCGCCCGGACCGCCCGGGCCGGCACAGCCGTCCGCGCCACACCCGGGTGCGGCCGCCGTGGCCGTGGGCGCACCGAGGCAGGAACGCGAGAGCGTCGTCGCGTTGTTCGTCGTGCACATGTTCCCGATCGGGCACCTGCCCGTGGCCTCCGACCGGCCCGCGCGCCAGCTGCCCGTGCCGACGGGACACGGCGAGTGCGGCGTCGCCCGGTTCGAGCCCCACGACCATCCGGAGTCGCACCTCGTCGACGCCGAGGAGGCGTTGGCCGCGCTACGCTGCGGTGGTCGACGCCCGGCTCCGCCGCCGGCGGAGGTGCTTCCCTCGGTGCCGCCCGCACTGCTCGACGGGCACGAGCCGTTCGGTGAACTGTCCGAAGCGGAGTGGAACCGCCGCTACCTCGTCCGGGACGGGGATCGGCCCGAGTACGCGTGGCCTCCGCCCGAGAGCTATCCCGAGGGAGGGCACGAAGCGGGGGAACCCGTCGTGCTGGACGAGGGCACTGTGCTCGACCGCTTCGGCGACGCGCACGGCCGGGTGTTCGCGGCGGACGGAACCCCGTTCGCGCAGCGGTCGCTGCCGCCGGACCACCTCGACGGCGGCTACCGCCGGTACCGAGTGGTCACGCCACTGCCCGTGTGGAGGGCGATCTCGGCGCCCTGGTTCGGTCAACCTGGTGGCGGTGTGCGCTACCGCACGGTGTACTCGGCAGCGGAGCTGGTGGTGCTCGGCCACCTGGCGGACATCACGTTCGAGGAGAGGGCATGA
- the hisN gene encoding histidinol-phosphatase, whose amino-acid sequence MTVLGYSVDLAFAQRLADAADSITTARFRALDLDVQSKPDRTPVTDADTAVEDAVRALLGAERPDDAVAGEERGGSATQPGRVWVIDPIDGTKNFLRGVPVWATLIALVEDGVPVVGLVSAPLLGRRWWAATGEGAWLRDAAGERRISVSGVAALDDATLSTTDLGSWNTYHSREAYLRLVDACWESRAFGDFWQHCLVAEGALDIAVEPIVNPWDVAPMRVLVSEAGGRFSDLSGQPGIDGGSALSTNGLVHERALELLARQDG is encoded by the coding sequence GTGACCGTGTTGGGATACTCCGTTGACCTGGCCTTCGCACAGCGACTGGCGGACGCCGCCGACTCGATCACCACGGCGCGCTTCCGCGCACTCGACCTCGACGTGCAGAGCAAACCCGACCGCACGCCCGTGACCGACGCCGACACCGCCGTCGAGGACGCCGTGCGAGCGCTGCTCGGCGCCGAGCGCCCCGACGACGCCGTGGCGGGGGAGGAACGCGGTGGGTCGGCCACCCAGCCGGGACGAGTCTGGGTGATCGACCCGATCGACGGCACGAAGAACTTCCTCCGCGGCGTGCCGGTGTGGGCCACCTTGATCGCGCTCGTGGAGGACGGCGTGCCCGTGGTCGGCCTGGTCAGTGCACCCCTGCTGGGCCGGCGCTGGTGGGCCGCCACGGGCGAGGGTGCGTGGCTGCGGGACGCGGCGGGGGAACGCCGCATCTCGGTGTCCGGAGTCGCCGCGCTCGACGACGCGACCCTCTCGACCACCGACCTCGGCTCGTGGAACACCTACCACTCGCGGGAGGCGTACCTCCGGCTCGTGGACGCCTGCTGGGAGAGCCGGGCCTTCGGCGACTTCTGGCAGCACTGCCTCGTCGCTGAGGGAGCCCTCGACATCGCGGTCGAACCGATCGTGAATCCCTGGGACGTGGCGCCGATGCGCGTGCTGGTCAGCGAGGCGGGCGGCCGGTTCAGCGACCTCTCCGGGCAGCCGGGCATCGACGGCGGTTCGGCGCTGTCGACCAACGGCCTCGTGCACGAGCGGGCGTTGGAGCTCCTCGCCCGGCAGGACGGGTGA
- a CDS encoding response regulator transcription factor, with protein MSVRRKVGKVSVVLLAEDDPAIAEPLSRALRREGYEVTVVADGPSALDATARERVDLLVLDLGLPGMDGLEVCRRLRATDQALPVLMLTARTDEVDFVVGLDAGADDYVAKPFRLAELLARIRALLRRRAPEVLESGGVRMDVGARVVTVGGCEVALANKEFELLRVLLTRAGQVVSRAEILSEVWNDLSPETSRTSKTLDMHMSWLRRKLARAANGTARKSEERIATVRGVGFRFNTD; from the coding sequence ATGTCGGTGCGCCGTAAGGTTGGCAAGGTGAGCGTGGTCCTACTTGCCGAAGACGATCCGGCGATCGCCGAACCGCTGTCGCGCGCGCTGCGCCGGGAGGGGTACGAGGTCACCGTGGTGGCCGACGGGCCGTCGGCGTTGGACGCCACGGCGCGCGAACGGGTCGATCTCCTCGTGCTCGACCTCGGGTTGCCCGGGATGGACGGCCTTGAGGTGTGCCGCAGACTGAGGGCCACCGACCAGGCGCTTCCGGTGTTGATGCTGACGGCGCGCACCGACGAGGTGGACTTCGTCGTGGGGCTCGACGCGGGCGCCGACGACTACGTCGCCAAGCCCTTCCGCCTCGCCGAGCTGTTGGCGCGGATCCGCGCGCTGCTGCGGCGTCGCGCCCCCGAGGTCCTGGAGTCCGGGGGCGTGCGCATGGACGTCGGTGCGCGGGTCGTCACCGTGGGCGGGTGCGAGGTCGCGCTGGCCAACAAGGAGTTCGAGCTGCTGCGGGTGCTGCTCACCAGGGCGGGCCAGGTCGTCAGCAGGGCGGAGATCCTCTCCGAGGTGTGGAACGACCTGTCGCCGGAGACGTCGCGGACGTCGAAGACGCTGGACATGCACATGTCGTGGCTGCGCCGCAAGCTCGCGAGGGCCGCGAACGGCACGGCCCGAAAGAGCGAGGAGCGCATCGCCACCGTGCGCGGGGTCGGTTTCCGCTTCAACACCGACTAG